A window from Scheffersomyces stipitis CBS 6054 chromosome 7, complete sequence encodes these proteins:
- a CDS encoding predicted protein has product MSAYAALKDTSSIASIFHEAEDGEDTDIVRYELNSSDEEAEIPTIVDTNSIRASSAPKVSYKPSNSISHSRFIPSSENLIFGEDEVIIGLKVNEFVVLNGQCELNVQRGAVLMNNHHYMFAEPIYYKIFAPASQSLPVISSTQVLDRSIGIQDTMTPENSHLFNSDYKSVIVLRNFHTGAENIGEYYSPFKRLLYSKLIFDESDEIGDYEKLFFRYSFEIILRDRGFNALYLDRPWSATIERLGHSMNKQQLPKVIMIIGNKNSGKSTASKAILNTLLLRGDSPVSYLELDPGQPEFSYPYSLSLREITKPVFGMCLPSSSSCSIENTVEHYFGFSSPIHEPKQYIRIIKSLIKSYRKLHALKGNHLVINTPGWIRGYGKEILMEVTQIVNPDFLLLLTSSLDKDHPDNLEILQNLHYQNLDILPGIFNTSKYSPSQIRNFSKLLYFHQLEAEKFDFNGHILDSSPFRISYETVNSVETFTGVSSFTMLNFDVGKDFNYEDIVLMMDSTIVGVYLVDAEVHHTIKNYRHPSTLHNTLPLYLNSSQFVAIVGGNDSQGILYMGLSMIHSINRTLNYLNMYMPCQNSDKIKSLIEHGYTVYLVRGEGEIPSSEILNSTLLIKQISSQSAKSNIIPVPYPYVSFEKKSRIGGIWKIRRNVKRRAYQ; this is encoded by the coding sequence ATGAGTGCCTATGCTGCATTAAAGGATACTTCATCGATTGCGTCGATATTTCatgaagctgaagatggAGAGGATACTGACATAGTAAGATATGAATTGAATTCATCTGATGAAGAGGCTGAAATTCCTACTATTGTAGATACAAATTCTATCCGTGCTTCTTCGGCACCCAAAGTATCTTACAAACCTTCAAATCTGATTTCACATTCAAGGTTCATTCCAAGTTCAGAAAATCTTATATTTGGGGAAGATGAAGTGATAATTGGTTTGAAAGTTAACGAGTTCGTCGTACTAAATGGTCAATGTGAACTAAATGTCCAAAGAGGTGCTGTTTTGATGAACAATCATCATTATATGTTTGCAGAACCCATTTACTATAAAATATTTGCTCCAGCATCACAATCTTTGCCTGTTATTTCAAGTACACAAGTTTTGGACCGTTCCATTGGAATTCAGGATACAATGACACCCGAGAACTCACATTTGTTCAATAGTGATTATAAATCTGTAATTGTGCTACGAAATTTTCATACAGGTGCCGAAAACATTGGAGAGTATTACTCACCGTTCAAGAGACTATTGTACAGCAAACTAATTTTTGATGAAAGCGATGAAATCGGAGATTATGAGAAATTATTTTTCAGATATTCTTTCGAGATTATACTTAGAGATAGAGGTTTCAATGCTTTATATTTGGATAGGCCGTGGTCTGCAACAATAGAAAGATTGGGACACAGCATGAACAAGCAACAGCTTCCAAAAGTAATAATGATCATCGGAAATAAGAATAGTGGCAAGTCTACAGCTTCAAAGGCTATTCTTAACACTTTGTTATTAAGAGGAGATTCGCCAGTCTCGTACTTGGAGTTAGATCCAGGACAACCAGAATTTTCTTATCCATATTCATTATCACTAAGAGAAATAACTAAACCTGTTTTCGGAATGTgtcttccatcttcttcttcgtgttcaattgaaaatacCGTGGAGCATTATTTCGGCTTCTCGTCTCCTATTCATGAACCGAAGCAGTACATAAGGATTATAAAGTCACTAATCAAGTCTTACAGGAAGTTACATGCTTTGAAAGGAAACCATCTTGTCATTAATACCCCAGGATGGATAAGAGGCTACGGAAAGGAAATTTTGATGGAAGTGACACAAATTGTCAACCCTGACTTCCTATTGCTACTAACGAGTTCTTTGGATAAAGACCATCCTGATAATTTAGAAATACTTCAGAATTTGCATTACCAGAATTTGGATATATTACCTGgaattttcaatacttCCAAATATTCTCCATCACAAATCagaaacttttcaaaaCTATTAtatttccatcaacttgaagcaGAAAAGTTTGACTTCAATGGCCATATACTAGACAGTTCACCCTTTCGTATATCCTATGAGACTGTGAACTCTGTGGAAACATTTACTGGTGTTAGCTCATTCACAATGTTAAACTTCGATGTAGGTAAAGACTTCAACTACGAGGATATCGTATTAATGATGGACTCCACTATCGTGGGGGTCTATCTTGTCGATGCTGAAGTCCATCATACAATTAAGAACTACAGACATCCTTCAACACTACACAATACTCTTCCACTTTATCTAAATTCTTCACAGTTCGTTGCTATAGTAGGGGGAAACGACTCACAGGGAATTCTATATATGGGGCTATCCATGATCCATAGTATAAATCGAACGCTCAACTATTTGAACATGTACATGCCATGTCAAAATTCTGATAAGATCAAGTCTCTCATAGAACATGGCTACACAGTATATTTGGTCAGAGGTGAAGGGGAAATTCCTAGTTCAGAAATCTTAAACCTGACACTTCTCATCAAACAAATCAGCTCCCAATCGGCGAAGAGTAACATTATTCCAGTACCTTATCCCTATGTTTCCTtcgagaagaagagcaggATTGGAGGAATATGGAAAATTAGACGCAATGTCAAAAGAAGAGCATACCAGTAA
- the GLK1 gene encoding Glucokinase (go_function hexokinase activity; ATP binding~go_process glycolysis) — MNIELEAAVEEIVKQFAIDKDFLVEATKHFHESMSAGLATSTPTRDYMPMIPTYVTGIPTGKEKGLYLAADLGGTNFRVCSIHLGGDHTFEMKQSKYKIPVDLMQGEDATADGLFNYLAEKVKTFLDQHHNEHAEQLKLGFTFSFPVNQTALNRGTLIRWTKGFDLPDCVDKDVVELLQKHMELLGVKVHVAALANDTVGTLLSRAYSNDISKTNSNTVVGAIFGTGTNGAYFETLKNIPKLKKEDIPEGAKGMVINTEWGSFDNTLKILPCTKYDKLVDDETANVGYHLFEKRISGMFLGELLRVALMDLFDRGLIFQELYKARGGTLPHRIFEPWLISAEVLSYLQIDDSTDLKMSELVLENHLRLPTNKEERLVIQKLTQSISHRAAYLSAIPLASIVARVQDQYKDDDRDFEFGCDGSVVEFYPGFRSKILEAVALIDPLKGSSKKIHLRIAKDGSGVGAALCASVS, encoded by the coding sequence ATGAATATTGAATTagaagctgctgttgaGGAAATTGTCAAGCAATTCGCTATTGACAAGGATTTCCTTGTCGAAGCAACTAAACATTTTCACGAATCCATGAGCGCTGGTTTAGCAACTTCTACCCCAACTAGAGATTACATGCCTATGATTCCAACTTATGTAACTGGAATTCCAacaggaaaagaaaagggATTGTACTTGGCCGCAGACTTGGGTGGTACCAACTTTAGAGTATGCTCCATCCACTTGGGTGGTGACCACACATTTGAAATGAAGCAGTCCAAGTACAAGATTCCTGTGGATTTGATGCAAGGTGAAGATGCCACTGCCGATGGTTTGTTCAACTATTTGGCAGAAAAGGTAAAAACTTTCTTGGACCAGCATCACAATGAACATGCTGAACAGTTGAAATTGGGCTTTACCTTTTCTTTCCCAGTGAACCAAACTGCCTTGAATAGAGGAACATTGATTCGTTGGACCAAGGGTTTTGATTTGCCTGATTGTGTAGACAAGGATGTCGTCGAATTATTGCAGAAGCATATGGAATTGTTAGGTGTCAAGGTTCATGTTGCTGCTTTGGCAAATGATACTGTTGGTACCTTATTGTCTAGAGCATACTCTAATGATATTTCCAAGACAAATTCCAATACCGTTGTTGGTGCCATCTTTGGCACAGGAACGAACGGAGCTTACTTTGAAACTTTGAAAAACAttccaaagttgaagaaggaagataTACCTGAAGGAGCCAAGGGTATGGTGATTAACACTGAGTGGGGTTCGTTCGACaatacattgaagattttgcCTTGTACCAAGTACGATAAACTTGTTGACGATGAGACTGCAAACGTCGGCTATCACTtatttgaaaagagaatcaGCGGTATGTTTTTGGGTGAATTGTTGAGAGTTGCCTTAATGGATTTATTCGACCGTGGCTTGATCTTCCAGGAATTGTACAAGGCTAGAGGTGGTACCTTGCCCCACAGAATTTTCGAACCATGGCTTATTTCTGCAGAGGTGTTATCTTATTTACAAATTGATGATTCCACTGACTTGAAGATGTCAGAATTGGTCTTGGAAAACCACTTGAGATTGCCAAccaacaaagaagaaaggctTGTTATTCAGAAATTGACTCAGTCAATTTCACATAGGGCTGCATATCTTTCAGCTATTCCATTGGCATCAATTGTTGCTCGTGTTCAGGATCAATATAAGGATGACGATAGAGATTTCGAATTTGGTTGCGATGGTTCCGTTGTTGAGTTCTATCCTGGCTTCAGATCAAAGATTTTGGAAGCAGTTGCTTTGATTGACCCATTGAAAGGTTCTTCGAAAAAGATCCACCTCAGAATTGCCAAGGATGGAAGTGGAGTCGGAGCAGCATTGTGTGCAAGTGTCTCCTAA
- a CDS encoding predicted protein (go_component membrane) yields the protein MNWKLYLLSVAPFVHFSQGLLPELEIEPELSNNEQNVSPLSLPNLLNIQKLTELHENWNILGEVRLDTGRLLIENTGGIWSIPYLEGTKDWTVELVFRSTGSGTSDLQFSATNGLSFWLINPDNSLPISSQNVDNFGGPSEYDGFQFLVNNQDINGLKIFNNDGSKRVDNKLEKSVGSCAFNFLDSSIPFTMRVSYSEPKKWFKVQIDNELCFKTDQIVFPNDISNFVLGITGSVDKSSKEIFEILRLEVWNHLTNDAIDDHGLMSEGQVHVTVASTPEEVVPSRIVRESLLERNRKHREEIQRQIQEDNNSLKDVHQKLDHLEIILETLEKSVSYDTKSIDSQIQELKLVQNEQRKIVSELGKNLENFEQTITQQYSQMLGAFSKLNEKVIGEVREQHYGMEELSRKVDLLMSNHREISDQYKHQNAHTIESREDMSNLINSVVKFFLIPVVIALIALTIFVYKVKHEIKHSKLL from the coding sequence ATGAACTGGAAACTATATTTGCTATCAGTCGCTCCATTTGTGCATTTCAGCCAGGGTCTTTTGCCAGAATTAGAGATCGAGCCAGAATTGTCTAATAATGAACAGAACGTTTCGCCGTTGTCCTTACcaaatttgttgaatatcCAAAAGCTAACAGAACTTCAtgaaaattggaatatTTTGGGAGAAGTTCGACTTGACACCGGTCGTCTATTAATTGAAAATACTGGTGGTATCTGGTCCATTCCTTATCTTGAAGGTACTAAGGATTGGACCGTTGAATTAGTATTCAGATCTACTGGAAGTGGCACGAGTGATTTACAATTCAGTGCAACGAATGGATTATCATTTTGGTTAATTAACCCAGATAATTCCTTGCCAATCAGCTCTCAAAATGTTGATAATTTTGGGGGACCATCTGAGTACGATGGATTCCAATTCCTAGTAAATAACCAGGATATAAATGGACTAAAGATATTCAATAATGATGGCAGTAAAAGAGTAGACAATaagttggagaaatcgGTTGGAAGCTGTGCCTTTAATTTCTTGGATTCGCTGATTCCATTCACTATGAGAGTATCTTATTCAGAGCCAAAGAAATGGTTCAAAGTTCAAATAGATAACGAATTGTGTTTTAAGACAGATCAAATTGTTTTTCCTAATGATATTAGCAACTTTGTACTCGGAATCACTGGCTCTGTGGATAAATCTTCTAAAGAAATATTCGAGATTTTGAGATTGGAAGTTTGGAATCATTTGACCAATGATGCAATCGATGATCACGGCTTGATGTCTGAGGGACAAGTGCATGTTACTGTTGCTTCAACCCCTGAAGAGGTAGTCCCGTCAAGAATAGTAAGGGAATCCCTATtagaaagaaatagaaagCACCGTGAAGAGATACAGAGACAGATTCAGGAGGATAACAACTCGTTAAAAGATGTGCATCAAAAGTTAGATCATCTTGAAATTATTCTCGAGACTTTAGAGAAGAGTGTGTCATATGATACGAAGAGCATAGATTCGCagattcaagaattgaagctTGTGCAGAATGAACAGAGGAAGATAGTGTCAGAACTTGGcaagaatcttgaaaattttgagCAGACAATAACCCAACAATATAGTCAGATGTTGGGTGCCTTTTCCAAACTAAATGAAAAGGTAATTGGTGAAGTAAGGGAGCAGCATTACGGCATGGAGGAATTAAGCAGAAAAGTGGATTTATTGATGTCAAACCACAGAGAGATTTCAGATCAGTACAAGCATCAAAACGCCCATACAATTGAAAGCAGAGAAGATATGTCCAACCTAATTAATTCGGTtgtcaagttcttcttaATACCAGTGGTAATAGCTCTCATTGCACTTACTATTTTTGTCTACAAAGTCAAACATGAAATTAAACACTCAAAGTTGCTTTGA